One Capsicum annuum cultivar UCD-10X-F1 chromosome 2, UCD10Xv1.1, whole genome shotgun sequence genomic window carries:
- the LOC124885154 gene encoding uncharacterized protein LOC124885154 isoform X1 — MGWKDTFGSSLWTVKQKAYLESLNLDTMFTPQIVVEGRTQCVGNQLGAVLHCIKSATRFAAPSFQVQRHELQISSSIPVFRVCSESFSFKDDMIIASFTILVQSLDGVSWGHVPSTPYSDSLEAFQTIACQTVISDLFWYCYTVFRHCLIRYFIQI, encoded by the exons ATGGGATGGAAAGATACATTTGGGTCAAGTTTATGGACTGTTAAACAGAAGGCGTATCTGGAATCTTTGAATCTTGATACAATGTTTACGCCGCAAATTGTTGTTGAAGGAAGAACGCAGTGTGTTGGTAATCAACTTGGTGCTGTTTTGCATTGTATTAAATCTGCTACCAGATTTGCTGCTCCCTCTTTTCAG gttcagaggcacgagctccagatcagcagtagcattccagtgttcagagtttgcagtgagtccttttcattcaaggacgatatgattattgcttcatttactattttagttcagtcgctagatggagttagttggggacatgtcccatcaactccttattcagatagtttagaggctttccagactatagcatgtcagacagttatttcagatttgttttggtattgttataccgttttcagacattgtcttatcagatattttattcagatttga
- the LOC124885154 gene encoding uncharacterized protein LOC124885154 isoform X2, with product MGWKDTFGSSLWTVKQKAYLESLNLDTMFTPQIVVEGRTQCVGNQLGAVLHCIKSATRFAAPSFQGTFERPTPKSLQISLLGSLRSKVGNNDANIMITLFRGTSSRSAVAFQCSEFAVSPFHSRTI from the exons ATGGGATGGAAAGATACATTTGGGTCAAGTTTATGGACTGTTAAACAGAAGGCGTATCTGGAATCTTTGAATCTTGATACAATGTTTACGCCGCAAATTGTTGTTGAAGGAAGAACGCAGTGTGTTGGTAATCAACTTGGTGCTGTTTTGCATTGTATTAAATCTGCTACCAGATTTGCTGCTCCCTCTTTTCAG GGGACATTCGAGAGACCAACACCAAAGTCCTTGCAAATATCTCTATTAGGATCGTTGAGGAGTAAAGTGGGCAACAATGACGCCAACATCATGATTACTCT gttcagaggcacgagctccagatcagcagtagcattccagtgttcagagtttgcagtgagtccttttcattcaaggacgatatga
- the LOC107857619 gene encoding vacuolar-processing enzyme beta-isozyme produces MPKSLNVYVTTASNTEESSWGTYCPGMDPPPPSEYLTCLGDLYSVAWMEVSESHNLNKETIKQQYEKVKERTSNFNNYNVWSHVMEYGSKEIKPKKVYLYQGFDPATVNLPANKIDFARLEVVNQRDADLLFL; encoded by the exons ATGCCTAAAAGCTTGAACGTTTATGTGACAACAGCATCAAATACTGAAGAAAGCAGTTGGGGGACGTATTGCCCAGGAATGGATCCTCCACCTCCATCAGAATATCTCACATGTTTGGGAGACTTGTATAGTGTTGCATGGATGGAGGTCAG CGAGTCTCATAACCTGAACAAGGAAACAATAAAGCAGCAGTACGAGAAG GTGAAAGAAAGAACTTCCAACTTCAACAACTATAATGTTTGGTCTCATGTTATGGAATACGGAAGCAAAGAAATTAAGCCCAAGAAAGTTTACTTGTACCAAGGATTTGACCCTGCCACCGTGAATCTTCCTGCAAACAAAATTGATTTTGCGAGATTGGAGGTGGTCAACCAGAGGGATGCTGATCTTCTCTTCTTATGA
- the LOC107857620 gene encoding protein ASPARTIC PROTEASE IN GUARD CELL 2, translating to MFVPIQMSILRYLLLLQALLFIFSGLVINTTSATTHETKTSAGHAIPFPTHEHLDVKQSIKESRLIHPPTKKHNHVEEDNEKGNTNNSSNWKLKLLHRDKMPFSHFTDHPHRFDARMKRDLKRVHALTNIDINYEVEEEEFGSEVISGMEQGSGEYFVRIGVGSPAREQYMVIDAGSDIVWVQCQPCTHCYHQSDPVFDPSLSASFSGVPCSSSLCDRVDNSGCHAGSCKYQVMYGDGSYTKGTMALETLTFGRTVIRDVAIGCGHSNRGMFIGAAGLLGLGGGSMSLVGQLGGQTGGAFSYCLVSRGTGSAGSLEFGREVLPAGAAWVPLIRNPRAPTFYYIGISDLGVGGARVVMPDDAFRLTEEGDGGVIIDTGTAVTRLPAAAYLAFRDAFAAETASLPRAPAMSIFDTCYDLKGFVTVRVPTVSFFLMGGPILTLPARNFLIPVDGKGTFCFAFAPSPTRLSIIGNIQQEGIQISIDGANGFVGFGPNIC from the coding sequence aTGTTCGTCCCTATACAAATGTCGATACTCCGATATTTGCTCCTCCTGCAAGCATTGTTGTTCATTTTCTCAGGTCTCGTCATCAATACAACAAGTGCAACTACTCATGAAACCAAAACCTCAGCTGGCCATGCGATCCCATTTCCCACCCATGAACACTTGGATGTCAAGCAATCCATTAAAGAATCAAGATTAATTCACCCACCAACTAAAAAACATAATCATGTTGAAGAAGATAATGAAAAAGGAAACACCAACAACAGCAGCAACTGGAAGCTAAAGCTTCTTCACAGAGACAAGATGCCCTTTTCCCACTTCACTGATCATCCTCACCGTTTTGATGCTCGCATGAAAAGAGACCTCAAAAGGGTCCATGCACTCACTAATATTGATATTAATTATGAGGTTGAAGAGGAGGAGTTCGGGAGCGAGGTGATTTCGGGTATGGAGCAAGGCAGTGGTGAATACTTTGTCAGGATTGGTGTGGGTAGTCCTGCTAGAGAACAATACATGGTTATTGATGCTGGCAGTGATATTGTTTGGGTCCAGTGTCAGCCTTGTACACATTGCTATCATCAGTCCGACCCCGTATTTGACCCCTCCCTTTCCGCTTCTTTCTCCGGTGTACCCTGTTCCTCCTCCCTTTGCGACCGCGTTGACAACTCCGGTTGCCATGCCGGTAGCTGCAAATACCAAGTCATGTACGGTGATGGCTCCTACACCAAGGGCACCATGGCTCTCGAGACCCTCACTTTCGGCCGTACCGTCATTCGGGACGTGGCCATCGGGTGTGGTCATAGCAACCGAGGAATGTTTATTGGGGCTGCCGGTTTGTTGGGCCTTGGAGGTGGCTCCATGTCGCTCGTGGGACAactaggtggacaaacgggcggaGCATTTAGTTACTGTTTGGTTAGCCGGGGCACCGGATCAGCTGGATCACTTGAATTCGGGCGTGAAGTATTACCCGCGGGTGCAGCGTGGGTGCCGCTCATCCGAAACCCACGGGCTCCGACTTTCTATTACATAGGCATATCGGATCTTGGAGTTGGAGGAGCGCGTGTAGTCATGCCTGACGATGCTTTTAGATTAACTGAGGAAGGAGATGGAGGAGTTATCATAGACACGGGGACAGCCGTGACCAGGCTTCCTGCGGCAGCCTATCTGGCCTTTCGCGATGCATTTGCCGCTGAAACCGCAAGCCTTCCACGGGCACCCGCCATGTCAATATTCGACACGTGCTATGATCTAAAGGGGTTTGTGACGGTTCGGGTACCAACCGTTTCATTTTTCCTCATGGGAGGTCCCATCTTAACCCTACCAGCTAGGAACTTCCTAATTCCAGTGGATGGAAAAGGCACATTCTGTTTTGCATTTGCTCCATCTCCAACCAGACTTTCAATTATAGGGAATATACAGCAAGAAGGCATCCAAATTTCTATTGATGGGGCGAATGGTTTTGTGGGATTTGGCCCCAACATCTGCTAg